The region GCTCAAGGGTCAGGCCGAGGGGGAGTGAAGCTTGGCATCTCATGATGCAGATCTATTGTCTGTTTTGTCTTCCGTTTGGTTTATTGGACTCGCTTGTGGGCTTGCTTTAGTCTGAGAACATTGTTGAGAACTATCATTTGGCTTGTAACTAGGACAAATAGAGTACGGGCTCCATGGAGCCCGTTTTCAAAATATCACATTTCTATAGCGTAAAAAAATATACATACAACATGCTCAAAAAAAGTTTAACAATATACTTTCATATGTGGCGTAGGCAAAAAAATATACATAATCTTGTTGTTGGGCCTTTTCTTTTGCATAGCTTGCAAATCATAATATTTTTTTAATAGCAATTCAAACTATTAAAAAAAATCATAATATTTTTAAACAAAATTTTAAAGATTTGTCATGAATATATATAAGTTTTCACAGGATTTTCTTCTAAACCTGGAAATATGACACTCTAGGTACATAGTCTTTTGGTGATGCCCCCCAATAGTATACGTTCTGATGACGGGCATATGCAGCAGGTTTCCCAGCAGTGCATTGAACTCGGCTTCCCTTCTTTCCCATCTCCTGTTATTTCTTTGGAACTGTTTTATTTATGTTATGATTAATGGAAAGGGGTTAATCCGGTCTTAAAAAAATCCGAAGCCAAGACGCAAACCACAATAGCAAATGTCATTATCAGATATTGGTAACACACAACATTCAGTTCAGACTCCATGCCATGGGTATTGTCACAAAGGGCAAGCCAATACACACCAGAGAAGACTAGCCACACAAGCCAGCACTAGCCACCAGGCTTCAAGTACTAGTCACTGTCGCTATCGCCGTCCGAACCAGGATAGTCAATACAAGTACTACTACCACCGCCGTATGCTTGGCTGCTTGGGTGAACAACAGGCTGGTAGTTTTCACAGCCATAGCAACGCCCTGCAACGTCGATAGAACAAATAAAGAGTTAGACAAATATCAATATGAGGTAGCGACTAAGGCATATGTGAACAACACAACTGATTGCAGCTGATGCAAACCTCATGAACAATAAGGAAACATGCCAAGAATCAGGAAAGAAACAATAGTAACATCTGTCAAGAAAACCAACAAGGTACCTGCGTCATTTTCCCCAACTATACAGCACATAATCACATTATGTTCACTCCGAAAATCGAGGTGGACTTCAGAGAAGAATAGCTTGGTACTGTCGGCATCAGCAGAATGTTGCTCCTCAGGCTGCTTAGCTGTGAAGTTATAATGGGCACCGGCCCCTCCAAACTCGTAAAATATAGATATCACTTTTACTTCCACCAGCTCAAACTGAAAAACAAAGTGAAAATACACGTTTTACATGGATAATCAGTCTGAAAAGCCATCCCGATTGTCACAACCTCACATACACGGAGATAAGACAGAAAGAGACAAAGACCTTGGTGTTGTTGGCTCTGTTGTATTTACGCAGGGCCACCTCCGCGTAGTAATGTGCATCCTCCTGTTTGGCCGCGACTCTTTTCTCGTGGAGTGCGTTCCTCACCTCCGGAGGTTTTCTCTTCCGCATTACAACTGGAATTCCGATGGAAGCCCGGTCAAAGCGACGCGTCTTGGGTCGGGGCAGAGGCCCAAACCTCCAAGCATGTTCCTCTATGTTGATACCTTCAGGAGTGCTCCTCTCCTTGGACATCCAACCAGCTCGACTCCTGATTCATTATTGTGAACAAATTGTTATGCCAAAAAAAAACAGATCACATGTCCATGCCGTAATATGAAAAATATTAAGTGTGTCATTTATTTCTTTCGTGATGAAGGTGCATGCAGACTTCTAGAAACATGATTAAAAACTCGTTGAGTTTGTTCAGATTAAAACTTGACAGATTTACCCATTTTATTTTCATTTATGATGAAGGTGCATGCAGAGTTCTTGAAACTTGTCAagattttttggaattaaaatttGACATGATGAATTGAAGAGCTGTCAGATGAGGATGCCGGATATAGACAGCTACATAGCAGAAACGGGCTGAGAACTACATGACATGACACAATGAGAGCAAAACATGAGGTTGCGATATTAATTTTAATGAATGTTTCAGCACAGTTCCAAGCCCATCACAGATGCAGCTTGCTGTGTCGAGTATTAACAGGAGGAGTTGTGTTAACATTTTCCTGGAAAAACAGTTTGTAATAGAAAAAAAGTATTTTGGTCCGTAGAGTTTCCTAAAAGCATAGAGTTGGTCCCTCAAGATTTTTTGGTACATATTTGGTCCTTCAAGTTTATTACCGGGTAAGTTTAGTCCAAAATCAGATTTTGACCACTTTGACCAGGTTTGACGGCGTAGATTTTGACAGGGTTTGACCGGATGTACAATAAgttaaaaaaatctaaaaaaaagGTGTTCATCCAGTCAAAATTTGGGCGGCCAAAGTGGTCAAAATCTGGTTTTGGACTAAACTTACCCGGTTTTGAGATTTGAAGGACCAAATGTGTATCAAAAAAATTTAAGGGACCAAGTCTATACTTTTGGAGAACTTGAGAGACCAAAAACATACTTTTCTCTTTGTAATATATATAAGCAGACAGGGACAACTTAATACTAGGAACAAGAGGATTTGGGTATCTTGCAATGCCATTTTAGAATGCCAAAGGAACATGCACAATGGTGTTGAACAGAGGGCAATCCAATTTCTTTTAAGATGTTAGGGGTGTTCAACTTGCATACCTCCCTTTTAAAGTGGCGCATGAGACGCTAACTTGATGGTGGTGTTGCATTGTGTCCTCTGGCTTGGCATTCAAATTGTCTTTGAACCTGAACCAGAACATATGACTTAAATATAATTATAGTAAAAGGAAAGTAAGTTGTCGACATAATCTTATATTATTATGCTATTTTTTCAGCAAATTTTAAAACTAGAAACTATTTTTTAGCTGATAGCATTGCTACCCTTTTCACTACAAGTGTAGAATTTTTTTTAATAATGAAATTCAGTTTTTTTTGCGAGAATAAAAGAATTAGCTAACCATATGGGAACAGGGGAATTATATATGATACATTTAACAGTGTGAATTATAAAAAAATGGGCAACTTAACAATGAAAACCAGAGTATTTATCTTTCAGAATGAGGAATGAACATGCACAGTGGTGTTGATGATAGTAGTTTTACCTTGCATATCTCCCCTTTGAAGCGGCAAGTGAAACTGTGACTTGGTGTTGCTTTGCCTCCTCCAGCAGCAAATTCCCCTTATAATACCTTCAACCATAACATATGATATATTTACTCAGCATCACGATAAAATGAAGCAGAGTCGTCAATACAATATATTTGGCATTCTAATTTCAGCAACTTTCAGAATCGTAATAATTTGGTATCGCCTTGCCTAGTTCAGCAAGATTCAGAACCATAAGAAATTCCTCTCGGATACATTTATACTTTCAGTAAACTTTAGGACCAGAAGAATTTGTTCTCAGATAATTTCACAAATTTTAGAACCACGAGAATTTCTAATTTCAGTGCTAAGAATTTTGTTGTTGGATAAATTTGTAATCTCGGCAAATTTCGAAACAGAAAGGAATCTGTTGTTCAAAACGTAATGGTCTAGTTCGAGACGAACCGAACCAAATAGGATTAGAGTAAATTTTGAATATCAGAACAGCTAGAGGGAACGGGAACCATCGCAAGTACTCCCTCTATAAAGAAATACaaaagcgtttagatcactactttaacGATCAGGCAGCGGGTCGAGGCGCCTTGCATGATGCGTCTGGGGAGGCCATGCGATGCGATGGAGCCTCCCTCGCCCGCCTTGCCAGAACCGGCGGCTGCGCGCTCGAAAGAGATGAAGTTTGTAGGAGTATGTATGTGTATATAGAATCCTCCTGGTCAGTACGGTCATGATCCGCCATGGCCCGCCGCATGGTTTGATCTGCAGTTCTATCGAATCCACGCCAAGGCTTCAGGTTGTAGTGCGTCGTATGCTGGGTTCGTGTTTATTCGTCGTCTGCTTGGAAAGCCGACACCCGACAGGTTTCCGATTGGTGCTGTCTACAGTTTGACCTTCCCAATGTGGTGCGGATTTTAGTTCGAGTGCCGTTTGAGAAGAGGCCAAACTCCCTTCATTTTAAAATAAACGACTCAACTTTATACTAGATTTAGTACAAAGTTAAGTCATTTAAAGCATTTCCAACAACCGTGTGGTGTGTTAAATTTTTTCTCAACGCCGAAATAGCATTTTTTAGCGCGCAGAAGGGTGTTTGCTTTATCGGGCGCTGCAAAATATAGCAAGCCGTTTTTTCCGTCAGTGTCTTTCGCTCACACTTGTCCACCCGACGCGCGGCTCGCTCCGCTCTCGTCTGTGCCCATAACTCGTTCTCGGCGATCGCATCCTGCAGGAAGTGCTCGCACGACACCGCCATGGCATGCTCGTCCGCCCCGGCGATGAGGAGGCGGCGCTCCCGCCTCCGCTGGATGCGGTGATCCTCCTCGGTGATTAGTCGCGGGGGAGGCGCGAGTTCCTCCTCCTGCTCGTGCGTCCGCACGTCAGATAAGTTCATCTGCACCCGTGGCCTCCCGAGGTGCCACGCCGACGCGTCGTACGCGCAGATGGCCTCGTGGGTGGTGTCGAATGTTCTGAGCCCAAGGCGTGTATCAACGGAGCGAATCTTCACGTAATACACGCCGGAAGGACGGAGGAGGACGCTACGGAAGCCTGAGTTGCTCCGGATGCGCGGCGGCATGGCGGGGCGCTGGAAGACAAGGGAGGAGAAGGCGCATCAGCGATGGGGCGCTGGAACAGGCGGCGGAGAGGCGCGACGGCAGCGGGCACTGGAAAAGGCGAGAAAGAAGGCGCGGCGGGAGGGAATGGGTGGCGGTTGGCGGGCACCCGCGCACGGCTTTTATCCAGCGCGCTGGACGACACGCGCTAAAACTGCTGCACGCGATGCCGTTTTTTCCTGCGCGCTGATTTTTTCACGCGCCCGCTGAAGCGCGCCAAGAAGTCGTTTTTTAAGCACGCGGCTAATCTAGAgcgttgttggagatgctcttagtttGGGATGTAGAGAGTAGGAGTAAAAAAGTGCAGACCCGTAAAAAAGGTAAAGAAGTCCAGAAAGAACTAGAtcctctaacatagcaacaactACTGCAGATGCAGAGGGACGATGATGTCTAGCGCCTGTCGATGTGGAAAATCCTATATGAGGCACGTTACATCATGTTATCGAGCTTTCGCACAAGGGTTCTCGACCGAGGGATGATTTGGCCCGGCCCGCCAGCGCTTCAGCCAtcccggttttgggaaccttctaggaGGTTCCTAGCTGGGTTTTTATcattttgggaaccttctagggGTTCCTGAACCGGGGTTTTTTCTGTTtcagtttctatttttttgcgGTTCCTTTATttcttctctcctttttttctatcttttttttcattttcttagAATTGTTTGAAAATTTATAAAAAAATTCACGTTTTACAGAAAATCGGGAGCTTCAAAACATtacaatttcaaaaaatgtttgttttttcaaaaattgttcatgttttcaaatttCTTCTGcagtttcaaaaaatgttcatgtttttcTAAGAAAAATTGTGTTTCCAAAAATTGAtcacaaatttcaaaaaaatttttTTGTGGTTCCTTTATttcttctctcctttttttctatcttttttttcattttcttagAATTGTTTGAAAATTTATAAAAAAAATCACGTTTTACAGAAAATTGGGAGCTTCAAAACATtacaatttcaaaaaatgtttgttttttcgaaaattgttcatgttttcaaatttCTTCTGcagtttcaaaaaatgttcatgtttttcTAAGAAAAATTGTGTTTCCAAAAATTGAtcacaaatttcaaaaaaaaatcgtGTTTCCAAAAATTGTTCGTTATTTCAATAAATGTTCGTGTTTCTGAAAATTATTCACGTCTTCAAATTTGTTCTATAGTTTCAAAATATGTTCATGTTTATAAAAAACTTTTGTGTTTCCTGTTTTTGTTTGCAAATTTCAAAAAATTAAAATATTTtcttcaaaaaatgttcgtgttttgtaaaattgttcatgttttcaaaaaaattccgtagtttcaaaaaatgttcaagtTTTCGAAAAACTTTTGTGTTTCCAAAAACAGTTCCTGTTTTATAAAATTGTTTGCAAATTTCTAAATAATATTCCTATTTCCAAATTTGTTTCCgagttttaaaaaatgttcatgttttcaaaatttgGAAATAGATTCAAATGATTATTCTCGTTCTTTTAAAAATGTTTTCGAAAATGTTTGAATTTCATCAAAATTTTGTGATATTGTTTTGAAAAGTGTTCATGTTTTATACAAAAATCTAATTTAAAACATAAATGTGACTTCTATAAACTTGAACAATTATATAAATcttgaacattttttcaaaaataCGAATAATTTCTGAAAACaccaacattttttgaatatgtgTAAAAAAATCGATATCGAGATTTGTTTTTGGAATTTCGAACAAAAAAATCAAAAagaggaaaaagaaaaagaaaatgttTGGATCTGTGTTGTTGTATGTTATTATAAACTTGTGATGCTCTGTAATCACACTCATTATCTCTGCTGGCTAGCACAAAAAGTTCTAATGCCAGAGGTTCCGGGTTCTATCCATGGTAGCGCGTGATGTTTTTGCAAATTTACACTACAATACTCGACCACTTCTCCATACAGATCCGCTCGTGCACCAG is a window of Triticum urartu cultivar G1812 unplaced genomic scaffold, Tu2.1 TuUngrouped_contig_6348, whole genome shotgun sequence DNA encoding:
- the LOC125530482 gene encoding uncharacterized protein LOC125530482, giving the protein MPPRIRSNSGFRSVLLRPSGVYYVKIRSVDTRLGLRTFDTTHEAICAYDASAWHLGRPRVQMNLSDVRTHEQEEELAPPPRLITEEDHRIQRRRERRLLIAGADEHAMAVSCEHFLQDAIAENELWAQTRAERAARRVDKYYKGNLLLEEAKQHQVTVSLAASKGRYARFKDNLNAKPEDTMQHHHQVSVSCATLKGRSRAGWMSKERSTPEGINIEEHAWRFGPLPRPKTRRFDRASIGIPVVMRKRKPPEVRNALHEKRVAAKQEDAHYYAEVALRKYNRANNTKFELVEVKVISIFYEFGGAGAHYNFTAKQPEEQHSADADSTKLFFSEVHLDFRSEHNVIMCCIVGENDAGRCYGCENYQPVVHPSSQAYGGGSSTCIDYPGSDGDSDSD